In the genome of Microscilla marina ATCC 23134, one region contains:
- a CDS encoding four helix bundle protein yields MDFTVKVYLLMQHLPVDERFALKSQIQRAAVSIPSNVAEGCSRSSQLELKRFLEIALGSSYEIETQLLLVERLKMLSEPIALLDDIVEIQKMLVGLIKSIKSKL; encoded by the coding sequence ATGGACTTTACAGTCAAGGTCTATTTATTAATGCAGCATTTGCCAGTAGATGAAAGGTTTGCTTTAAAAAGTCAAATACAAAGAGCAGCTGTATCTATTCCTTCTAATGTGGCTGAAGGCTGTAGTCGCAGTAGTCAATTGGAGCTTAAGCGGTTTTTGGAAATCGCTTTGGGATCGAGTTATGAAATAGAAACACAGTTACTACTTGTAGAGAGGTTAAAAATGTTGTCAGAGCCAATAGCTCTACTTGATGATATTGTTGAAATACAAAAAATGTTGGTTGGATTAATTAAATCTATTAAAAGTAAATTATAA